One Terriglobia bacterium DNA segment encodes these proteins:
- the galT gene encoding galactose-1-phosphate uridylyltransferase gives MPELRKDPITGRWVIISTDRAKRPTDFSREAMKLKGGFCPFCYGNESKTPPEVLAYRPNKNGAGPPPERDSPGWNLRVVPNKFPALGIEGGLNRQAEGMFDKMNGIGAHEVIIETPEHEKTLATIPDKRVEDVFWAFRDRILDLKQDKRFKYILIFKNHGEPAGASLEHPHSQLIALPILPKQVIEELEGSKQYYVYKERCVFCDIIRQELENPLRVVAENSDFVTLEPYAPRFPFETWILPKRHESSFENSPTHVYESLAKAVKLLLLKADRVLDNPAYNMVIHTSPVQDPSSDHYHWHIEFMPKLTKTAGFEWGTGFYINPTPPEEAARFLREADVSQSGPPPPAQQPVHA, from the coding sequence TTGCCCGAACTACGTAAAGATCCCATCACGGGCCGTTGGGTGATCATTTCCACCGATCGCGCCAAACGCCCCACCGATTTCTCCCGCGAAGCAATGAAGCTGAAGGGCGGCTTCTGCCCCTTCTGTTACGGCAACGAGTCGAAGACGCCGCCGGAAGTCCTGGCCTATCGTCCCAACAAGAACGGCGCAGGCCCGCCGCCGGAGCGCGACAGCCCGGGGTGGAACCTGCGGGTGGTGCCCAACAAGTTCCCCGCGTTGGGGATCGAAGGCGGCCTGAACCGCCAGGCCGAGGGCATGTTCGACAAGATGAACGGCATCGGCGCGCACGAGGTCATCATCGAGACCCCGGAGCACGAGAAGACCCTGGCCACCATCCCCGACAAGCGGGTGGAAGACGTCTTCTGGGCTTTCCGCGACCGCATCCTGGATCTCAAGCAGGACAAGCGCTTCAAGTACATCCTGATCTTCAAGAACCACGGCGAGCCCGCGGGAGCGTCGCTGGAACACCCGCACTCGCAGCTCATCGCTCTGCCGATTCTGCCCAAGCAGGTGATCGAAGAACTGGAAGGCTCCAAGCAGTACTACGTGTACAAGGAGCGCTGCGTCTTCTGCGACATCATCCGCCAGGAGCTGGAGAACCCGCTCCGGGTGGTGGCGGAGAACAGTGACTTCGTGACCCTGGAGCCTTACGCTCCGCGCTTCCCCTTCGAGACCTGGATCCTGCCCAAGCGGCACGAGTCCAGCTTCGAGAATTCGCCCACGCACGTGTACGAATCGCTGGCGAAAGCCGTGAAGCTGCTTTTGCTGAAAGCCGACCGCGTACTCGACAACCCCGCCTACAACATGGTCATCCACACTTCGCCGGTGCAGGACCCCTCCAGCGACCACTACCACTGGCATATCGAATTCATGCCGAAGCTGACCAAGACGGCGGGATTCGAGTGGGGCACGGGTTTCTACATCAATCCGACGCCGCCGGAGGAAGCGGCGCGGTTCCTGCGCGAGGCCGACGTGAGCCAGTCGGGTCCGCCGCCGCCAGCGCAGCAGCCGGTGCACGCGTAG
- a CDS encoding response regulator, which yields MKLDALLLCRDPVAVQTLCHALGSIGVSVEIFAGPEQALAQAKRKKFDTVIVDCDDVDGGPGLLKALHDGASSKRSIAIAILNRVTSMHDAFALGAHFVLEKPIAPDRALRSFRAAKGLMLAERRRYFRQPMQTTVFLSFGAVKDLRAASSNVSEGGMCLKLAEPLRPSTVVDVRFELPGKGEIKAEAEVAWGDSDGRCGLRFRAIPLADRHRLGDWLTAEAEKAGVNPALALCA from the coding sequence GTGAAGCTGGACGCACTCCTTCTCTGCCGCGATCCGGTGGCAGTGCAGACCCTGTGCCACGCGCTCGGGAGCATCGGCGTCTCCGTCGAGATCTTCGCCGGCCCCGAGCAGGCGCTGGCACAGGCGAAGCGGAAGAAGTTCGACACCGTGATCGTCGATTGCGACGACGTGGACGGCGGCCCCGGCCTGCTCAAGGCGCTGCACGACGGCGCCTCCAGCAAGCGCTCCATCGCCATCGCCATCCTGAATCGCGTGACCTCGATGCACGACGCTTTCGCCTTGGGTGCGCACTTCGTCCTGGAGAAGCCGATCGCTCCGGACCGGGCGTTACGCAGCTTCCGCGCCGCTAAGGGATTGATGCTCGCGGAGCGCCGCCGCTACTTCCGCCAGCCCATGCAAACCACCGTCTTCCTCAGTTTCGGAGCGGTGAAGGACCTGCGCGCGGCCAGCAGCAACGTGAGCGAGGGCGGAATGTGCTTGAAGCTCGCGGAACCTCTCCGTCCCAGCACGGTGGTGGACGTGCGCTTCGAGCTTCCCGGCAAGGGCGAGATCAAAGCCGAGGCGGAGGTCGCCTGGGGCGACTCCGACGGGCGCTGCGGCCTGCGCTTCCGGGCCATCCCGCTGGCGGACCGGCATCGATTAGGGGATTGGCTGACCGCGGAAGCGGAGAAGGCCGGCGTCAACCCCGCCCTGGCGCTCTGCGCTTAG
- a CDS encoding YraN family protein, whose protein sequence is MSGRLTHAALRALDRVNRALLPKSKRAEHLQTGRRGEEDAYFYLRRQGYVMVARNWRSPRRKGELDLIGYDGDTLCFVEVKTRTTMDVKPAEAAVDQEKRHDLSAVAREYLRRLPQHPAHRFDILSIYYLGDGGKLPQFALFKNCFPLS, encoded by the coding sequence ATGTCCGGCAGGCTCACTCACGCTGCCCTCCGCGCGCTCGATCGCGTGAACCGCGCGCTGCTGCCGAAATCGAAGCGCGCCGAGCACCTTCAGACCGGCCGTCGCGGCGAAGAGGACGCCTATTTCTACCTGCGCCGGCAGGGCTACGTGATGGTGGCGCGGAACTGGCGCTCGCCGCGGCGTAAGGGCGAGCTCGACCTCATCGGTTACGACGGCGATACTCTCTGCTTCGTCGAAGTGAAGACTCGCACCACGATGGACGTCAAGCCGGCGGAAGCGGCCGTGGACCAGGAGAAGCGCCACGACCTCTCGGCCGTCGCCCGCGAGTACTTGCGGCGTTTGCCGCAGCATCCGGCCCACCGATTTGATATCCTCAGCATCTATTACTTGGGCGACGGTGGGAAACTTCCTCAATTTGCCCTCTTTAAGAATTGCTTCCCGCTGTCGTAA